The Oncorhynchus masou masou isolate Uvic2021 chromosome 25, UVic_Omas_1.1, whole genome shotgun sequence DNA window AGAGGAAAGTAGACAGGAGGGTAGTCAGGAGACGCTGTAGAAACTCTGATACTGATAGGTGATAATAAGGTGAAACATGGAGCACTTCAAGCCAGCATTTAACTGTCTGACCAGTGTATCATCTACATGTTGTTTCCAGCTCTGATATTGTTTTTCTTCATTCTCTGGTTGGAAGGAGAGTTTCAACGAGTTTCTTGAGAATTACACGCATATGCAGATGTAATTTGTGGAGAAGATTCTTCTCAATCCTCATTAAGGCGACAGTGTTGCTGTgggttgtgtctgtgtttatTGATGGACACTGGTACGTGTGCCTTAAAAGAGTGATGCTTCCCTGTAGGAACAACACCACACCATTCCAAGAGGAACTAGAAAAGCAACTCGAAGCTCGTTTCAAAACGGAGTTCATGGTGAGTACCTTTCATTATTTACTTGTTATTGATTATTAAATTCCCCAGAATATTGAGGGGGAGACCAGAGTATTGGGATGGGGGGGGACCAGAGTAttgaggcggggggggggggtggagaccaGTGGTGTGTTCAGTATGCTTGAACATTTGCTACATTGCGGAACGGATTGTACTGAATATGATTCCCCACGTTTAGGTTCTTGAAAAGATCAGTCCAGACTTTATGGAATGTTTTCTCCCTTTTGGTGGGTGTGGAGAGGAGTGGCTTGAAGCAATGAGAGATGTATTTAAAGGGCACTGGCCATGCTGACAGCGTTCCCCCAGACACAACACAACCCCTTCAAGTTTTCCAACTGCCCGTTCAGTACAATACTGTTTCCCTTCAATTGAATGTTTCAGAACATAAAAACATATTGGACGCCGCCCAGAGTTTTGAGAGGGGTGAAGACCAGAGTATTGAGGAAGGCGGGGGTGGGGATCAGAGTATTGAGGGGGTGTGGAGACCAGAATATTGAGGGGGGGGGACCAGAGTATTGGCAGGGAGGGTTTATGGACACCAGAATATTGGGTGGAGACTATAGTATTGAGGCGGGTGGAAACCAGAGTATAGTTTGGTCTAAATATATTAGATTACCTTTGACATGAAAACACCTTTTGTTTCAGGTTATTGGattggttctggttctggttctgcttGTTGTGACTTATATTCTGACTGCAATACATTGGAGGGATATCTGTTCTGTTATACGCAGAAAATGTACAAGGTGCCAGAACATTAACGATTGCAATACATTCAAAATGTATCACATGATGGTTTATGAGGAGAGTATTTTGGAAGACATAGACATTGTTTTTGAAAAAGAGTTAAAGAGAACAGCTAAAGAGCATGTAGTTCTTAAAATCGGAAAAGTACTACCGCCCTCTTCGACTGCAGCCCCTCCAACCCCCGCCACACAGGGAGGAGACGGGCCAACCTCGACAACCCCCGCCACACAGGGAGGAGACGGGCCAACCTCGACAACCCCCGCCACATAGGGAGGAGACGGGCCAACCTCGAAAACCCCCGCCACACAGGGAGGAGACGGGCCAACCACTACAACCCCCACcacacagggagaagacaggggcaAGCAGCACCACCCGTCCTGAGATGGAAGATAGTAGGAGCAGCACCAGTCCTGAGGTGGAagatagtagcagcagcaccaGTCCTGAGGTGGAagatagtagcagcagcaccaGTCCTGAGGTGGAAGATAGTAGGAGCAGCACCAGTCCTGAGGTGGAAGATAGTAGGAGCAGCACCAGTCCTGAGGTGGAAGATAGTAGGAACAGCACCCATCCTGAGGTGGAagatagtagcagcagcaccaGTCCTGAGGTGGAAGATAGTAGGAGCAGCACCAGTCCTGAGGTGGAAGATAGTAGGAGCAGCACCAGTCCTGAGGTGGAagatagtagcagcagcaccaGTCCTGAGGTGGAAGATAGTAGGAGCAGCACCAGTCCTGAGGTGGAAGATAGTAGGAGCAGCACCAGTCCTGAGGTGGAagatagtagcagcagcaccaGTCCTGAGGTGGAAGATAGTAGGAGCAGCACCAGTCCTGAGGTGGAagatagtagcagcagcaccaGTCCTGAGGTGGAAGATAGTAGGAGCAGCACCAGTCCTGAGGTGGAAGATAGTAGGAATAGCACCCATCCTGAGGTGGAAGATAGAGTGATCACCCTTGACAACCTTGATTTTGACAAGATATCTACTCTACATTCTCAAATAATCTGCTCGATGTTCCCAGAACAAACACATTCAAGGAACGAAAGCTGAAGAAGTGGCCAGATGCCACTACTTGAGGAAGGCTCTCAACCCTAACTTTGGTATAATATATTTAGCATCAGATATGTAAATTTATATGTACATTAATAGTATGATACACTGTATGTGAACCGTTTGTGAAAACTGTGGCTTTCAAGTGAAATACTCAAATCAGTCACACAAAAATTAACTGTAGTGAGCAGCGACCATGTGTTTATAAGGCTACATCTGTCTCACAATAAACTGTGTTTCTGGTTAAGGTGGCAGCAGTAGTTTGGTACAATACAACCAGCATGGGTTATATGATGGGGAGTGAGCAACTGTGGGTGATAAACCTTAACAACTACACTGTATAAGTCTGTATAATGTCACAGGGTGGTAATGTGAGCCGGGTAGCAAACATGAGCCTGTTAGAACACAGTGATGGTTGACAGAGCTGTTCTAAATCATCTTTATTTCTAGACTATAAACAATGTAACCTTCATTAATGAATATGTGTTAATATAACCAGTGAAATATTGTTTTTGTCTTTTTGTTCATATGTTGTTACTGTTGATTATATTCTGCCTTTATGTCTACctttaacaaaaatatatatttatatataatattACTAACAATCTGTATTTCCTGTCTTCAATGTACCACATTTGTTCGCTTTGCATTTCTATACATTTTTATGCTGTTCATTTTGAAGAGTctctaaaataaaaataatagttgTATTTTTTCCTGTACAGCCTTGATGGATCAGTTAATGACTGAATACATTTGTGTAATAATGGATCAAAATCAACACTGTCAGTCAACTGAAATCAACTTCCAATGATTGGGGTGAAATTGGATCTGTAAATTGGATCCTGCGCTTCATTTTGTAATTTCCTGTCGGTCTTTTCAGTGGATCCACATGTAGAGAATGATGTAATAATGGTCAGAATTTTGTGAAAATTCCGAATAGAAGGCTCTGATTTGTTCTGATTGATTCTGATCAACCAGTTGGCTGTTTATGACATCATAAACACCAAACAGTAGTTGTATCTGTCAGATCAGATCTACAgtcatttctctcctctttgTACTTTTGGATGACTGGATGATTGATAACAGATCTTGCAGCGTGATAGAGTCAAATCAAGGTCACNNNNNNNNNNNNNNNNNNNNNNNNNNNNNNNNNNNNNNNNNNNNNNNNNNNNNNNNNNNNNNNNNNNNNNNNNNNNNNNNNNNNNNNNNNNNNNNNNNNNNNNNNNNNNNNNNNNNNNNNNNNNNNNNNNNNNNNNNNNNNNNNNNNNNNNNNNNNNNNNNNNNNNNNNNNNNNNNNNNNNNNNNNNNNNNNNNNNNNNNNNNNNNNNNNNNNNNNNNNNNNNNNNNNNNNNNNNNNNNNNNNNNNNNNNNNNNNNNNNNNNNNNNNNNNNNNNNNNNNNNNNNNNNNNNNNNNNNNNNNNNNNNNNNNNNNNNNNNNNNNNNNNNNNNNNNNNNNNNNNNNNNNNNNNNNNNNNNNNNNNNNNNNNNNNNNNNNNNNNNNNNNNNNNNNNNNNNNNNNNNNNNNNNNNNNNNNNNNNNNNNNNNNNNNNNNNNNNNNNNNNNNNNNNNNNNNNNNNNNNNNNNNNNNNNNNNNNNNNNNNNNNNNNNNNNNNNNNNNNNGATATACTGTTCCTGTCCATACAACTAgatgggttctcagtacatcatGTGGGCAGGAATGAAGAACTCTCAAAGAAGAAGaaaggcgggggtgtatgtttcctgataaactactcatggtgtgattgtgataaaaTACAGAAACTCAAATCCTTTTTGTTCTTCCGACCTagaatgccgaccgtattacctcccaagagaattctctttggttatagtcacagtTGTGTATATTctccctcaagccgataccacgacgccCCTCAATGAACTACACTGGACTTGCAAACTGGAAACTACATATCCTGAGGCCACATTTATTTTAGCTgcggattttaacaaagcaaatttgaggaaaacgttCTACCAACACATTGTAGTACTGCAATACTCATTCTGGAAAAAACATTGGACCACTGGATGCCTCAAGATTGTTTTGACCacgcagactggaatatgttcggggtagcctctgagaataacatcaaCAAATACAcggatacggtgactgagttcatcaagAAGTGTATAAGagatgtacccactgtgactattaaaagcTATAgacggcagcattcgcgcaaaactgaaagcgcgaaccatccCATTTAACCAATGCTGAATACAAAAcaatgtagttattccctccgtaaggcaatcaaacaggcaaaatgtcacagagacaaagtggagtcgcaattcaacggttcagacatgagacgtatgtggcagggtctacagacaatcacagactacaaaaggaaaaccagccacgtcacagagactgacgtcttgcttccagacaagctaaacaccttctttgcccgctttgaggataacacagtgccaccgatgtggcccgctaccaaggaccgTTGGGCTCTCATTCTCTGTTGCTGACATgaataagacatttaagcgtgttaaccctcgcaaggctgccagcccagacggaatccctagccgcatcctcagatcatgcacagaccagctggctggagtgtttatggacatattcaatctctccctatcccagtctgctgtcaccATTGGCTTCAAGATGTTcagcattgttcctgtacccaagaaagcaaaggtaactaaGCTAAATGGCTattgacccgtagcactcacttctgtcatcatgaagtgctttgagaggatagttaaggatcatatcacctctacctttcTTGACACCCTAGACACCACATCAAGTAGCTTACTgacccaatagatccacagacaatgcaatcgccatcgcactgcacactgtcctatcccatttggacaagaggaatacctatgtaagaatactgttcattgactacagctcagcattcaacaccatattgccctcCAAGAGTACCCTCCACTGGGTCCTGGaattcctgacaggccgcccccaggtggtgaagttaGGAAACAACACCTTCACCTCACGCCCCACAAGgctgcgtgctcagtcccctcctgtactccctgctcacccatgactgcatggtcaCGTatacctccaactcaatcatcaattttgcagacgacacaacagtagtaggcctgtataccaacaatgacgagacagcctacagggaggaggtggggaccCTCAGAAAGTGGTGCCAGGAAAttacctctcactcaacgtcaacaaaacaaaggagatgataatGGACTTCTGGAAACAGCAGatggagcacccccctatccacattgacgggacggcaacctgtcaggctgtatcaccacctggttcGGCAACTGCACCGTCCACAACAGCAGGGCTTTCCAGAGGggggtgcggtctgcccaacgcatcaccgggggtaaactacctgGCCTCCAGGACACCTAAAGCACCCGATAAAGCACCCGATACCACAGGAAGGCCAAATAAATTCAGCAAGGCCATCAACCatccgagccacggcctgttcaccccgctatcatccagaaggcgaggtcagtacaggtgtatcatggtgtgaccgagagattgaaaaacagcttctatctcaatgccatcagactgttaaatagccatcactagccggcttcccCCTGGTTatgcaaccctgcaccttagaggctgctgccctatatacatagacgtggaatcactggccactttaataatggaacactcgacactttaataatgtttacataatgtttacatagtgctttactcatctcatatgtatatactgtattctattctactgtattttagtcaatgccactccgacattgctcaatctGATATTTATATTCCACTCTTTAACTTTaagatttgtgtgtgttgttgtgaattgttagacacctctgcactgttggaacacaagcaattcgctacacccgcaataacatctgctaaatatgtgggAGGCCAAGGATGACTGCACCTCACTTGGGCAGTGAAGAGAAAGTGAAGGCTTTTTTGGTGCTTGGGTCCCACGGTGGGGGTGAGAGTTGCAATGTGAACACCACAGCTGTGGTGTCTTGTTCCCACGGTGGGGGTGAGAGTTGCAATGTGAACGCTACAGCTGTGGTGTCTTGGTTTGTACTCTTTGCTAACTCCATTGCTATCTTTGTCAAACAATGTTTGAAGCTCCATCCTGTTGTTCATGGTCTGTGGTTAACCCAGACGTCAGTCATCTGTGATAAATGCAAAGATTGTCTGCCTCGTTGAGAAGTATATATGTCCTGCACTAAATCTAGGGCAGAGTGAAGAAGAAGTTCAGTAAGAAAACTATGCCTTTAATCTAAGAGAGACTTGTCAGAATGAGAGAATCCACTGCATAAACATGTTCAGTGTTGCAATGTGAACATAGCTGTGGTGTCTTGGTCCCAGATTTGTTTGTACTCTTGCTTGTATAACAGTgatgcttccgtccctctcctcgcctcaacctgggctcgaaccagggaccctctgaacaAATCAACAAATGCCACCCACGAAGCACCGTTATCTAtagctccacaaaagccacggcccttacagagcaagggaaacaactacttcaatgtctcagagcgagtgacatcaccAATTGAACGCTAATAGTGTGCaccgcgctaactagctagcaatttcACACCGGTTACTCACACCCccctttgacctcctccttttctgcAACAACCAGTTATtcgggtcacggcaccaatgtaacagtgTTGCTTCCCTCCACAAACAATGTTTGAGGTCATCAAATGaacctaatacagtatagtaaGACACAGAATATTATTACAATGTTTCAGTTGATAACTAGTCACATCTAGTTCATCGTGAATATTATTACAATGTTTCAGTTGATAACCAATCACATCTAGTTCATCGTGAATATTATTACAATGTTTCAGTTGATAACCAATCACATCTAGTTCATCGTGAATATTATTACAATGTTTCAGTTGATAACTAGTCACATCTAGTTCATGGTGAATATTATTACAATGTTTCAGTTGATAACCAATCACATCTAGttcatggaccagagggtcacATTTCACATATTTGGCCACTTTGGGGTGACACAGTCTAATGATGATTTTCAGTAAGGTCCGTGTCTGTGGGTTATATTTTGGTTTGATAGACATGTATTGGAAGCAGCTAAATGTGCTTATCACTGCATTATAAGTCCAATAAGAAAATTATGCCTTTAAGTTTAGAGACGTATCAAAATGAACAGCATAAACAAGTATAGTATTGCAAAGTGAACAGCTGTGGTACATTGAAGACAGGAGGAGATACAGAATGTCAGTGTTATTATACGTATTATAATTGTTATTTTAAAGGTCGACAAAGACAGAATATAATCAACAGCAACAAAATATGAATTTTAGCATCAAAGTCCAAAACAATATTTCACTGGTTATATTAAGACATATTCATTAATGAAGGTTATATTGTTTATAGTCTAGAAATAAAGATAACCTAGAACAGCTCTGTCAACCATCACTGTGGTCTAACAGACCCATGTTTTTAGTATTTCACTTGAAAGCTACAGTTTTCACAAACGGTTCAAATACAGTGTATGTGATAGTAGTAATGTCTATCATTttacatattttatttttttaaatgtcacttTTCACACATTTAATGCAGCAATTGACATTATACCATTGACCAATATTACACCACAGTTAGGGTTGAGGGCCTTCCTCAGGTAGTGGCATCTGGCCACTTCTTCAGTTATCGTTCCTTCAATTTGTTTAGCTCTTTTCTGGTTTCCGTTTTTGTTCCATAAACTGTGGCTCAGCTGAGTTCTAAATCAAAGACAAGAGCTCATTATATCAGAATATAGATCAAATATCTTGTCAAAATCAAAGACAAGAGCTCATTATATCAGAAAATAGATCAGATATATTGTCAAAATCAAAGTCCTTAAGGGTGTAAATTTGGATCAGTCCATTTTGCACATCAGTATAGGTGGTGCTGCTGTTTGCCCAGCCTCCTTCCTGTATGGCTGTGGTTGTAATGGTTGGCTCGCCTCCCCCCGTGTGATGGTGGTTGTAATGGTTGGACCACCTTCTCCCTGTGTGGTTGTAATGGTTGGCTCGCCTCCCCCCTGTGTGATG harbors:
- the LOC135513486 gene encoding uncharacterized protein DDB_G0271670-like; the protein is MLPCRNNTTPFQEELEKQLEARFKTEFMPLQPPPHREETGQPRQPPPHREETGQPRQPPPHREETGQPRKPPPHREETGQPLQPPPHREKTGASSTTRPEMEDSRSSTSPEVEDSSSSTSPEVEDSSSSTSPEVEDSRSSTSPEVEDSRSSTSPEVEDSRNSTHPEVEDSSSSTSPEVEDSRSSTSPEVEDSRSSTSPEVEDSSSSTSPEVEDSRSSTSPEVEDSRSSTSPEVEDSSSSTSPEVEDSRSSTSPEVEDSSSSTSPEVEDSRSSTSPEVEDSRNSTHPEVEDRVITLDNLDFDKISTLHSQIICSMFPEQTHSRNES